Genomic window (Myxococcales bacterium):
CGAGCTGGCCTACGCGCTGTCGCGCCTCGGCGGCGCGTACATGCGCGCCGGCCGCTGGGCGGACCAGCGCAGCTGCAACGAGCGCACGCTCGCGCTCGCGCTCGAGCTAGGCGATCTGTCGGCCCAGGCCACCGCCCACGTCAACCTCGGCGTCGTGCTCGCCAACCTCGGCGAGCTGACCGCCGCGGTCGAGCACACCGAGCGCGCGGTGGCGCTGTGCCAGCGCACCGGCGCCCGCCCGACCATCGGCCTGGCGCTGTCGAACCTCGGCGGTTACCTGCTCGAGCTGGGCGACCTCGACCGCGCCAGCGCGCGGCTGGCCGAGGGCATCCGCCTGCTCGACAGCGTCGGCCAGCGTCGGGTGCTGCCCGAGTCGTACCAGCACGAGGCCCGGATCGCCGCCCGCCGCGGCGACCTCGATCTGGCCCGGGCGGCGATCGCGCGCTCGATCGCGCTGGCCCGGGCCAGCGACACCACGGCCGACGTCGCGGTCGGCCTGCGGATCACGGCGCAGCTCGAGGCCCGCGTCGGTGCCGCCGACGAGGCCGCGGCGCACCTGGCCGAGGCGACCCGGCTCGCTGCCGACGCCGATCCGTTCGAGCACGCGCGCCTGGCGGCCGCGGCCGCGCGACTGCACGATCGGGCCGGGCGGGTCGAGGCCGCGGCGGCGGCCCGGGCCGAGGCCCGCGCGGTGTTCACGCGGCTCGGCGCCGTCGTCGATCTGGCCGCGCTCGACGATCCCGACGACATCCGCTGACCGCGTCGTCGGCGCGGGGGGGGCGCGGTCCTGGGTGGCCGTCGTGCGGCGATCGTGTGGGCGTCGGGTCCTGCGGCGATCGGTCGCTGCGACCAATGGCCCGTGCGCTCGATCCGGTGTCGCGGGCGCGGCGGGCTACCGTGGCCGCGCACCACCGGAGGTCGAGCGCAGATGGATCCGATCGCGACCTTGATGAACGAGCACCGGACGATCGAGCGCGTGCTCGACGCGCTCGACGCCTGGACCGCGCGGGTCGTCGACGACCGCGCCGACGACCGCCCGGCGCTCGCGCGCTACGCCCGGTTCCTGCGCGAGTTCGCCGACGCGCGCCACCACGGCAAGGAGGAGGACCTGCTGTTCGCGGCGATGGTCGAGCACGGCTTCTCGCGCGAGCAGGGTCCGCTCGCGGTCATGCTCCACGAGCACGGGCTCGGCCGGGCGCTGACCGCGACGTTGGGGCAGCTCGCGGCCCAGCTCGGGCCCTGGACCGACAGCGATCGCGCCGAGCTCGAGCGGGCAGCTAGCGGCTACGGCGAGCTCTTGCGCCAGCACATCGACAAGGAGGATCAGGTGCTCTACCCGATGGCCCAGGCCCGGCTGCCGGACGCGATCATGGCCGGCCTGGCCCAGCGGTTCGCCGAGGTCGACCCGCCCGGCCCCGACGAGCTCGATGAGCTCGCCGCGGCGCTGGCCGACGGGGCCCGGTGAGGCGTTGGGATCGGGGCTGACCGTGGCACAGTGTGCCCATGTCTGATCAAGCGCTGCGGGCGATGCTCGCGAAGGCGGTCGAGCACCTGCGGGCCTCGACCGATCTCACCACCGACGAGGTCATCGGCCTGGCGGCCCTGCCCGAGCTGCTGCGGA
Coding sequences:
- a CDS encoding hemerythrin domain-containing protein; the protein is MDPIATLMNEHRTIERVLDALDAWTARVVDDRADDRPALARYARFLREFADARHHGKEEDLLFAAMVEHGFSREQGPLAVMLHEHGLGRALTATLGQLAAQLGPWTDSDRAELERAASGYGELLRQHIDKEDQVLYPMAQARLPDAIMAGLAQRFAEVDPPGPDELDELAAALADGAR